One Aspergillus oryzae RIB40 DNA, chromosome 2 genomic window carries:
- a CDS encoding WD repeat protein (WD40 repeat protein) produces the protein MHTLKATASSSLSLAQDNYIYSIASSSPGSFAAIASDDSLRVFDAASLSHVSVVAADAHKGVTSLKSYDAGQQLLATGGRDGKVKLWDLRNGKRSAVVEVETSRDAPVLSIACCPATNSLAAGTELVSYQAVVAFWDVRSPGQSRLQYVESHNDDVTELQYHPTRNNVVLSGSTDGLVNVYNTDITDEDEALVQVINHGSVHHAGFLSERTIYALSHDEVFSIHPATDPEEEVQEPNPVQFGDLRQPLGCEYIAQLCIGSQGPYVAAGHKMQGSVQP, from the exons ATGCATACACTCAAAGCCACGGCGTCTTCCTCACTCTCACTCGCTCAGGACAATTACATCTACTCCATTGCTTCATCAAGCCCAGGCTCATTCGCAGCCATTGCTTCGGACGACTCACTGCGTGTGTTTGACGCCGCTAGCCTTAGCCATGTTTCTGTGGTGGCTGCCGACGCCCACAAGGGAGTTACGTCGTTGAAATCGTATGATGCGGGTCAGCAACTGCTTGCTACTGGAGGAAGGGACGGGAAAGTGAAGCTTTGGGACCTGCGGAATGGCAAAAGGTCGGCAGTTGTAGAGGTGGAGACAT CAAGAGACGCACCGGTTCTATCTATAGCCTGTTGTCCTGCAACAAACAGCCTTGCAGCTGGCACTGAACTTGTTTCTTAtcaggctgttgttgctttTTG GGATGTCAGATCCCCGGGTCAATCTCGACTTCAGTATGTTGAAAGCCACAATGACGATGTCACTGAG CTCCAATATCACCCAACGAGGAACAATGTCGTGCTTTCCGGAAGCACGGATGGTCTAGTCAACGTCTACAACACCGATATTacagacgaagatgaggctCTTGTACAGGTTATCAACCATGGCTCAGTACATCACGCCGGTTTCTTAAGCGAGAGGACCATCTACGCTCTCAGTCACGACGAAGTCTTCTCAATTCATCCGGCTACGgatccggaagaagaggtgcAGGAGCCTAATCCTGTGCAGTTTGGAGACTTGAGACAGCCCCTAGGCTGTGAATACATCGCTCAGCTATGCATTGGCAGTCAGGGCCCCTATGTCGCCGCTGGCCATAAAAT GCAGGGATCAGTACAACCCTGA